A stretch of DNA from Phycisphaerales bacterium:
AGCAACAGTCGATGACTGTGGGTGGAATGCTGCTCTCGGTTGACCAGGCGCCCAGTATTGCCGCGTTTCTCAATGAAGCAGATGTGGCCACTGCGAAGGCATCAAGCCTCTACGTGCACATTCCATTTTGCTTTCATCGCTGCCACTACTGCGACTTCTATTCGGTGGTCGATACCCATCGCCAGCATGGCGATTTTGTCGATCGAATGCTCGAAGAGCTGGCGTTCAGCGCTGAACGCTTGGCGCTGCCACTGAAGACGGTGTTCGTGGGTGGGGGCACGCCCACGTTGTTAGAGCCACGCTTATGGAAACGCTTAGGTGCGGCACTTGGCCAACTGGTCGATGATGACACCGAGTTTACGGTTGAGGCGAATCCAGAAACGGTCGAGCGGCCGCTGCTGGAGGTCTTGGTCGCCAGCGGTGTGAATCGCATCAGCATCGGCGCTCAGTCGTTTGATGAGCATTTGCTCAAAGCACTTGAGCGGCATCATGAGCCCGCCAATGTGGGGCGGGCGGTTCGGCTGGCTCGCCAAGCGGGCATCAAGCGGGTGAGCTTGGATTTAATCTTTGCTATTCCCGGTCAATCAATGCAAATGCTTGAGGCTGATCTTGATCAGGCCTTGGCTTTAGAGCCCGAGCATTTGAGCTGTTACGCGCTCACGTATGAACCCAAGACGCCGCTGTTTCAACGGCGCTCGCGGGGGCTGGTTGAACAAGTCGATGAAGATCTTGAAGCGGCGATGTTTGAACTTGTGCAGCAGCGCTTGGCTGAGGCGGGTTATGAACAGTACGAAATCAGTAACTACGCGCGGGGAGCCGCTGAGCAATGTCGGCACAATCTGGTCTATTGGCAGGGGCGCCATTACTGGCCGGTTGGGCCAGGGGCGGCAGGCAATTTGGGTCAATTGCGTTGGCGCAATGCCCCGGCGCTGCCTGCTTACTTAGCAGGTCAGCAGTGGCCGGCCGTGGTTGATGTGGAAAGGCTCGATCGCAAGGGTCGCATTGGTGAGCAGTTGATGTTGGGCTTGCGGCTCAATGCTGGCTTGTCGGCTCAACAGGTGGCATCACTGCTGGCAGATGATCCCATCGGGCAGCAGCGCGTGACCGTCATTGATGATTTCTGTGAGCGGGGTTTGCTTGAACGAGATGCCATCGGATTGCGTTTAACGGAGCAAGGGCGGATGTTGGGCGATGGCATCATGGCGGCGCTGCTTTAGTGGCTCGCGGGCCTCGATAACCTTGCTTGAGGCCCACTAGGGCTTATTTCGCGGGTAGTAGTGCAGGGAGTCTTCCGGTGGGGCCGATGAACAGGCCAGTGAATAACTATGCACATTGACGCCATCATTCGATTAATCCGACCAGGAGATTGGGTCAAGAACCTCTTTGTGGTTCCAGCCTTCTTCTTTGCATTGCCAATGGTGAATCGTGAAGCGATCGCCTCAGGTGATGCGGCGCCTTGGGTTGAGCTGGTGGTCTTGACCATCTTGACCTTTATTGCGTTCTGTCTGGTGGCCTCCTCGGTCTATGCGTTTAACGATGTCTGTGATGCGGCCAGTGATCGCAACCACCCCATTAAACGCAAGCGGCCTGTCGCCGCCGGTGATGTGACGGCCACGCAAGCGCTCAGCATCAGCTTGGTGTTGCTGGTGGTGGGTTTGGTTCTGGGCTTCTTTGTTGGGCTTGGTGTGGGCGTGGTCTTATCGTTGTACCTGCTGCTGCAATGCGCTTACAACGGTGGTCTTAAGCGAATTATGTTAGTCGATACATCTATTCTGGCTGCGGGCTTTGGTTTGCGCAGCGCTGCAGGGGCGATGGCTATTTCGGTGCCGATCTCGATTTGGTTGTTGGGTTGCGTCTTCTTTTTAACCCTCTACCTGGCGTTTACAAAGCGTCTGTGTGATCTTTCAAGTGAAGAGCTGCGTGGTGATGGG
This window harbors:
- a CDS encoding UbiA prenyltransferase family protein, giving the protein MHIDAIIRLIRPGDWVKNLFVVPAFFFALPMVNREAIASGDAAPWVELVVLTILTFIAFCLVASSVYAFNDVCDAASDRNHPIKRKRPVAAGDVTATQALSISLVLLVVGLVLGFFVGLGVGVVLSLYLLLQCAYNGGLKRIMLVDTSILAAGFGLRSAAGAMAISVPISIWLLGCVFFLTLYLAFTKRLCDLSSEELRGDGNWRSPAGYNNRIELNWLLGVSATLAMVAYLVYAMSDHAMDLFGTRAFGFALLSPLILISIHRFYRVSSEGQTDSPLDALMSDMVLAIAVLLFGIGILVVLYVPQVQE
- the hemW gene encoding radical SAM family heme chaperone HemW produces the protein MECSSQQLGSGCQQQSMTVGGMLLSVDQAPSIAAFLNEADVATAKASSLYVHIPFCFHRCHYCDFYSVVDTHRQHGDFVDRMLEELAFSAERLALPLKTVFVGGGTPTLLEPRLWKRLGAALGQLVDDDTEFTVEANPETVERPLLEVLVASGVNRISIGAQSFDEHLLKALERHHEPANVGRAVRLARQAGIKRVSLDLIFAIPGQSMQMLEADLDQALALEPEHLSCYALTYEPKTPLFQRRSRGLVEQVDEDLEAAMFELVQQRLAEAGYEQYEISNYARGAAEQCRHNLVYWQGRHYWPVGPGAAGNLGQLRWRNAPALPAYLAGQQWPAVVDVERLDRKGRIGEQLMLGLRLNAGLSAQQVASLLADDPIGQQRVTVIDDFCERGLLERDAIGLRLTEQGRMLGDGIMAALL